A window from Herbaspirillum sp. meg3 encodes these proteins:
- a CDS encoding SfnB family sulfur acquisition oxidoreductase, which produces MSHPATAVASTDAPSRSAEQRLVARIRDDAEAIDVAHKLAAELARDASERDRERRLPWAELERYVRSGLWGITVPKEYGGAGVSNVTLAQVTAIIAEADGSLGQIPQNHFYAVEIIRVNGSEAQKRFYFDRVLQGDRFGNALAEIGTKNSAERKTRLTKDGADYRINGRKFYATGALYANWVPTSAIGDDGVQQLALVPRDAAGLTIVDDWSGFGQRTTGSGSAIFDNVRVPADAVLGFQASFDRPTTVGPLAQILHAAIDLGIARAAYNDLIRFVSTRSRPWIDSGVECAGDDPLTIREVGDLTVQLHAAEALVDRAGLKVDLAAANPTADTVAAASIAVAEARVLTNNVSLAAGSKLFELAGTQSTLAENNLDRHWRNARTHTLHDPVRWKYHAIGNYYLNDKKPPRHGAI; this is translated from the coding sequence ATGAGTCATCCCGCCACTGCCGTCGCATCCACCGATGCGCCATCGCGTTCCGCAGAGCAGCGTCTCGTCGCCAGAATCCGTGACGACGCCGAAGCCATCGACGTCGCGCACAAACTGGCCGCCGAACTGGCGCGCGACGCCTCCGAACGTGACCGTGAACGCCGTCTGCCCTGGGCTGAATTGGAGCGCTATGTCCGCTCGGGTTTGTGGGGTATTACCGTGCCGAAGGAATACGGCGGTGCCGGTGTCTCCAACGTCACTCTGGCACAGGTCACGGCGATCATTGCTGAGGCCGACGGTTCGCTCGGCCAGATTCCGCAGAACCATTTTTATGCCGTGGAAATCATCCGCGTCAACGGCAGCGAAGCGCAAAAACGCTTCTACTTTGACCGCGTCTTGCAAGGCGACCGTTTCGGCAATGCACTGGCGGAGATCGGCACCAAGAATTCCGCCGAGCGCAAGACACGCCTGACCAAGGACGGCGCCGACTACCGCATCAACGGCCGCAAGTTCTACGCCACCGGCGCGCTGTACGCCAACTGGGTACCGACCTCCGCCATCGGTGACGATGGCGTGCAACAGCTGGCGCTGGTGCCGCGCGATGCCGCAGGCCTGACCATCGTTGACGACTGGTCAGGCTTCGGCCAGCGCACTACCGGCAGCGGTTCGGCGATCTTCGACAATGTGCGCGTGCCTGCTGATGCCGTGTTGGGTTTCCAGGCTTCGTTCGACCGTCCGACGACGGTGGGGCCGCTCGCACAGATTCTGCACGCCGCGATTGACCTTGGCATTGCACGCGCCGCCTACAACGACCTGATCCGTTTCGTCTCGACGCGCTCGCGCCCATGGATCGACAGCGGTGTCGAATGCGCCGGTGATGATCCACTGACCATCCGCGAAGTGGGTGACCTGACTGTGCAACTGCACGCCGCTGAAGCACTGGTCGATCGCGCCGGATTGAAGGTCGATCTGGCCGCTGCCAACCCAACGGCAGATACCGTCGCCGCAGCCTCGATCGCCGTCGCCGAGGCGCGCGTGCTGACCAATAACGTGTCGCTGGCCGCCGGTAGCAAGCTGTTCGAGTTGGCGGGTACGCAATCCACACTGGCCGAAAACAATCTCGACCGCCATTGGCGCAACGCTCGCACGCATACGCTGCACGATCCGGTGCGCTGGAAGTATCACGCCATCGGCAACTACTACCTCAACGACAAGAAGCCACCACGCCACGGTGCGATCTGA
- a CDS encoding SfnB family sulfur acquisition oxidoreductase, producing MSAVIEKSIAGAAVSTPRAPAHRILSEQEAIDTARKLAQDFAVDAAERDRQRRLPHAEIERFSSSGLWAITVPKAYGGIGASWVTLAEVVKIISAADPSIGQIPQNHFGILNVLAQTASESQKHYFYGEVLKGARFGNAGPERTSKNVLDIRTRITKDPGSPDYLLNGTRFYSTGALYADWVPTRALDDEGKGLFVFADRHAPGLSVVDDWSGFGQRTTASGTVIFDNVRVSAGHIVPLHQLAAQPNNIGPVAQLIQAAIDAGIAHAAVDDAIAFIRQRSRPWADSGVERAGDDPLTINQIGDLKIRLHAADALLERAARTLDKLPLPIDYDQMAQASVAVAEAKVLTTEIALHASEKLFELAGTQSTLSTHDLDRHWRNARVHTLHDPVRWKYHAVGNYYLNDTPPPRHNWS from the coding sequence ATGTCAGCGGTCATCGAAAAATCGATCGCGGGCGCAGCCGTCTCTACGCCCCGTGCGCCGGCGCACCGCATCCTCAGTGAACAAGAAGCAATCGATACAGCACGCAAGCTGGCGCAGGATTTCGCCGTGGACGCCGCTGAGCGAGACCGGCAACGGCGCTTGCCGCATGCCGAGATCGAGCGCTTTTCGTCCAGCGGGCTGTGGGCGATCACGGTGCCCAAGGCATACGGCGGCATCGGCGCTTCATGGGTGACACTGGCTGAAGTCGTCAAGATCATCTCCGCTGCCGACCCTTCCATCGGTCAGATCCCGCAAAATCATTTCGGCATTTTGAATGTGCTGGCGCAGACCGCGAGCGAAAGCCAGAAGCATTATTTCTATGGCGAAGTATTGAAGGGCGCGCGCTTCGGCAATGCAGGTCCCGAGCGCACCAGCAAGAACGTCCTCGATATCCGCACACGCATTACCAAAGATCCAGGCAGCCCGGACTATCTGCTCAACGGCACGCGTTTTTATTCCACCGGCGCGTTGTATGCCGACTGGGTGCCGACGCGCGCGCTGGACGACGAGGGAAAAGGCCTGTTTGTTTTTGCCGATCGCCACGCGCCGGGCTTGAGCGTGGTGGACGACTGGTCTGGCTTTGGCCAGCGCACCACGGCCAGCGGTACGGTCATTTTTGACAATGTGCGCGTATCCGCCGGTCACATCGTGCCATTGCATCAGTTGGCGGCGCAGCCCAACAACATCGGCCCGGTCGCACAATTGATCCAGGCGGCGATTGATGCCGGCATCGCCCATGCTGCAGTCGACGATGCGATTGCGTTCATCCGCCAGCGCTCACGTCCCTGGGCCGACAGCGGTGTCGAACGCGCCGGCGACGATCCATTGACCATCAACCAGATCGGCGATCTGAAGATTCGTCTGCATGCCGCTGATGCCTTGCTGGAACGTGCGGCCCGCACGCTCGACAAGCTGCCGCTGCCGATCGACTACGACCAGATGGCGCAGGCCTCGGTCGCTGTGGCGGAAGCCAAAGTGCTGACCACCGAGATTGCGCTTCACGCCAGCGAGAAACTGTTCGAACTGGCAGGCACGCAGTCGACCCTGTCCACCCACGATCTCGACCGTCACTGGCGCAATGCCCGCGTGCACACGCTGCATGATCCGGTGCGCTGGAAGTATCACGCCGTGGGCAACTACTACCTCAACGACACGCCGCCGCCACGTCATAACTGGTCCTGA
- a CDS encoding DUF3717 domain-containing protein: MTISTTLSLTELEEAINYWRIQRPATGEECALSPEVNALADVYALMIIDHAHAVDLDAVGKEPRQLIDTWRKARTRQNV; the protein is encoded by the coding sequence ATGACGATTTCCACCACGCTTTCTCTGACGGAACTGGAAGAGGCGATCAACTACTGGCGTATCCAGCGCCCTGCTACGGGCGAGGAATGCGCGCTGTCGCCCGAGGTCAATGCATTGGCCGATGTCTATGCGTTGATGATCATCGATCACGCGCATGCCGTCGACCTTGACGCCGTTGGCAAGGAACCGCGCCAGTTGATCGATACCTGGCGCAAGGCGCGGACGCGTCAAAACGTCTGA
- a CDS encoding ABC transporter substrate-binding protein — MHNRFTTSLISGLVLASLPFIAAAQTQASASAPAQAQTPKAGGTLVAIVQPEPVTLTGAVNTAQPTSLIATNVYDGLLSYDNELKPHGQLAERWEVSKDGLAITFHLRKGVKWHDGKPFTSADVKWSVENVWKTIHPRNKAILVNLTQVDTPDANTAIFRFTKPSLALLSTLNSWGAPVLPKHLYEGTDVLNNPNNNKPVGTGPFVFKEWSRGNYITLERNPNYWDKSNGGGKPYLDKIIFKVVPDAGARAAMLENGDAQYAVFSPVPPKEAQRLAESGKVKVETNGYQWSSPVLYLDYNLNNKYLKDVRVRRAIAHAANLEGLNKVVWYGYGKPSVSIVPTTLSQFFDSTVPRYPYDTKKAEALLDEAGFPRGADGVRFTINNDYLPYGDDYRRTAEYLKQSLKRVGIEVNIRSQDTAAFTKRVYGDRDFDTAITWNASFPDPQIGLTRMY, encoded by the coding sequence ATGCACAATCGCTTCACGACTTCTTTGATTTCCGGTCTGGTGCTCGCCTCCCTGCCGTTCATTGCTGCAGCACAGACTCAGGCATCGGCATCGGCACCGGCGCAGGCACAGACACCCAAAGCCGGCGGCACCCTCGTCGCCATCGTTCAGCCTGAACCGGTCACGCTGACCGGCGCCGTCAACACCGCGCAACCGACATCGCTGATCGCCACCAATGTCTATGACGGGCTGCTGTCCTATGACAATGAACTCAAACCGCATGGCCAACTGGCAGAGCGCTGGGAAGTATCGAAAGACGGTCTCGCCATCACCTTCCATTTGCGCAAGGGCGTCAAATGGCACGATGGCAAACCGTTCACTTCGGCCGACGTCAAATGGTCGGTGGAAAACGTCTGGAAAACCATTCACCCGCGCAACAAGGCCATCCTCGTCAACCTGACGCAAGTCGATACGCCGGATGCCAATACCGCCATCTTCCGTTTCACCAAGCCGTCACTGGCCTTGCTGTCGACACTGAATTCCTGGGGAGCGCCGGTATTGCCGAAGCATCTGTATGAAGGCACCGACGTGCTCAACAATCCGAACAACAACAAGCCGGTCGGTACCGGCCCGTTCGTGTTCAAGGAATGGAGCCGCGGCAACTACATCACGCTGGAGCGCAACCCGAATTATTGGGATAAGAGTAACGGCGGGGGCAAGCCCTACCTCGACAAGATCATCTTCAAGGTCGTGCCTGATGCCGGTGCGCGTGCTGCGATGCTGGAAAACGGCGATGCGCAATATGCCGTCTTCAGCCCGGTGCCGCCGAAAGAAGCGCAACGCCTGGCCGAGTCCGGCAAGGTCAAGGTCGAAACCAACGGCTATCAATGGTCGTCGCCAGTACTCTACCTCGACTACAACCTCAACAACAAATATCTGAAAGATGTGCGCGTGCGCCGCGCCATCGCCCACGCGGCGAATCTGGAAGGTCTGAACAAGGTCGTCTGGTACGGCTACGGCAAACCGTCGGTCAGTATCGTACCGACTACGCTGTCGCAGTTCTTCGATAGCACCGTGCCGCGCTATCCGTATGACACCAAGAAGGCCGAGGCCTTGCTGGACGAAGCCGGTTTCCCGCGCGGTGCCGATGGCGTGCGCTTCACCATTAACAATGACTACTTGCCCTACGGCGACGACTATCGCCGTACCGCCGAATACCTCAAGCAATCGCTCAAGCGCGTCGGCATCGAAGTCAACATCCGCAGCCAGGACACGGCAGCCTTTACCAAAAGGGTCTACGGCGACCGCGACTTCGACACTGCCATCACCTGGAATGCATCCTTCCCTGATCCGCAAATCGGTCTCACACGCATGTACTGA
- a CDS encoding ABC transporter permease yields the protein MSELVSTLALTKADAPASLIAAPTTRGWFGRLLRSPSALVGGVLLLVVVLMAVSSPWLFPGDPLDMVVEPFLHPGVDAAHLLGSDMLGRDLLSGIFHGARVSLLIAVVSTLLALLLGVSGGLLAGYYGGLADAVLMRVTEFFQTIPSFLFALAIVAVVQPTLLTIALAIGVTAWPSLARLVRAEVLKLRHSEMVQASAALGATDLRIMLRDILPNTLTPILVSTSLMVATAILTESSLAFLGLGDPNAVSWGNMVGSGREVIRTDWYITTIPGIAIVITVLALNLLGDGLADVLDPRDRK from the coding sequence ATGAGCGAACTTGTTTCCACACTGGCGCTGACCAAGGCCGATGCGCCGGCCAGCCTGATCGCAGCGCCGACCACGCGCGGCTGGTTCGGCCGCCTGCTGCGCTCGCCATCGGCGCTGGTCGGTGGTGTGCTGCTGTTGGTGGTGGTGCTGATGGCGGTGTCATCGCCGTGGCTGTTTCCTGGTGATCCGCTGGACATGGTGGTCGAACCCTTTCTGCATCCCGGCGTTGATGCCGCACATTTGCTGGGCAGCGACATGCTGGGCCGTGATTTGTTGAGCGGCATTTTCCACGGTGCGCGCGTGTCCTTGCTAATCGCCGTCGTATCAACCCTGCTGGCATTACTGCTGGGTGTCAGCGGCGGCTTGCTGGCCGGTTACTACGGCGGGCTTGCCGATGCGGTGTTGATGCGCGTGACGGAATTTTTCCAGACCATCCCATCCTTCCTGTTCGCGCTGGCAATCGTCGCCGTCGTGCAGCCGACCTTGCTGACGATTGCATTGGCCATCGGTGTGACCGCATGGCCGAGTCTGGCGCGGCTGGTGCGCGCCGAGGTGCTCAAGCTGCGTCATAGCGAAATGGTGCAAGCCAGCGCTGCACTGGGCGCGACCGATTTGCGCATCATGCTGCGCGACATTCTGCCCAATACGCTGACGCCAATTCTTGTGTCGACCTCGCTGATGGTGGCGACTGCGATTCTCACCGAATCCAGCCTGGCCTTCCTCGGTCTGGGTGATCCCAATGCGGTGAGCTGGGGCAACATGGTCGGCTCGGGGCGCGAAGTGATCCGCACCGACTGGTACATCACGACGATTCCCGGCATCGCGATTGTGATCACGGTGCTGGCGTTGAATTTATTAGGTGACGGATTGGCCGACGTGCTCGATCCGCGCGACAGAAAATAG
- a CDS encoding catecholate siderophore receptor Fiu translates to MSTYIKSKKHGAASRLHTSLSASLSTSLSLSVAASALAFGLPMQSQAQQAGGDTLPAIEIKDRESSFKTDKVSSPKFTQPLVDTTQTITVINKEVLHSQQATTLTEALQNSAGVGTFNTGENSSTATGDSIFMRGFSAASSIFVDNVRDLGGVSRDLFNIEQVEVVKGPAGADNGRGSPTGYINMVTKQPTLDNAYAGTVTYGTGDNKRITADLNRHLDGLDGAAFRLNLLKQDSGVPGRDRVENNRWGIAPSFAVGLGTATRMLFNYLHIERDNVPDAGIPTIGSPGFFNATTVGKTTAPVSRSNYYGMAGDYDKSTSDMFTAIFEHDINAGMTIRNVTRYGKTKQNYLIASPFTIDGSNANPANWTVSRLLQVRDQQNDILTNQTNAVIKFNTGGIKHAVTTGIEFIREKQTTVLYSGPALAAANLYAPNANAPASVAVQPSGGRSKGKTDTVGMYLFDTLELSPAFQVNAGVRLDRYKTDFDGVAVSTATSNPGLPVGSLVRTKLGKSDTLLNWKIGALYKPASNGSIYAGYATSQQPPGGAAFALSSNTNSADNPNFSPQKTSTTEVGTKWEVIDKKLLLSAALFRTEVSNEIKQDATTSNLYTQTGKKRVDGIELAASGELARGWSVIASAALMNAKVTDGTVNAAAATNQNNAAMSFSPKKTMTLWSTYQLPSGFTFGGGVRYIDTLARTASTTISGATNTPYAQSYWVADAMAAYQLSKNVNIQLNVYNLSNTRYVASLNNSGTRYIPGAERSAKLSLNLAY, encoded by the coding sequence ATGTCTACCTACATCAAAAGCAAGAAGCATGGCGCCGCCAGTCGTCTGCACACCTCACTATCTGCATCGTTGAGCACCTCGTTGAGCCTGTCTGTCGCCGCATCAGCACTGGCCTTTGGATTGCCGATGCAATCGCAGGCGCAGCAAGCTGGCGGCGACACGTTGCCAGCCATCGAGATCAAGGATCGCGAGAGCTCCTTCAAAACCGATAAAGTCAGCTCGCCGAAGTTCACCCAGCCCTTGGTCGACACCACGCAGACCATCACGGTCATCAACAAGGAAGTGCTGCATTCCCAGCAAGCGACCACATTGACCGAAGCGCTGCAAAACAGTGCCGGGGTCGGGACTTTCAATACGGGCGAAAACAGCAGTACGGCCACCGGCGATTCAATCTTCATGCGTGGTTTCAGTGCCGCCAGCAGCATTTTTGTGGATAACGTGCGTGATCTTGGCGGCGTCTCACGCGATCTGTTCAACATCGAGCAGGTGGAAGTCGTCAAAGGGCCGGCGGGTGCAGACAATGGGCGCGGCTCGCCGACCGGCTACATCAACATGGTCACAAAGCAGCCGACTCTGGACAATGCTTACGCCGGTACAGTGACTTATGGCACTGGCGACAACAAGCGTATTACCGCCGACCTGAACCGGCATCTCGACGGGCTGGATGGCGCAGCCTTTCGTCTTAATCTGCTGAAACAGGACAGCGGCGTGCCGGGCCGTGATCGTGTGGAAAACAATCGTTGGGGGATTGCGCCTTCATTCGCTGTCGGCCTGGGAACAGCGACACGCATGCTGTTCAACTATCTCCATATTGAACGCGACAACGTCCCGGATGCGGGTATCCCAACGATTGGCTCGCCCGGATTCTTCAACGCCACGACAGTCGGCAAGACTACGGCGCCGGTATCCCGCAGCAACTATTACGGCATGGCGGGTGACTACGATAAAAGTACCAGTGACATGTTCACGGCGATTTTTGAACATGACATCAACGCCGGTATGACGATTCGCAACGTGACGCGCTACGGCAAGACAAAGCAGAACTACCTGATCGCCAGTCCCTTCACCATCGACGGCAGCAATGCCAATCCGGCAAACTGGACAGTAAGTCGCCTTCTGCAAGTACGCGACCAGCAAAACGACATCCTCACCAATCAGACCAATGCCGTCATCAAATTCAATACAGGCGGAATAAAGCATGCCGTCACCACAGGTATTGAGTTCATCCGTGAAAAGCAGACCACCGTTCTCTATAGCGGCCCCGCACTTGCCGCCGCCAACCTTTACGCTCCCAACGCCAATGCGCCTGCGAGCGTGGCGGTTCAGCCAAGCGGAGGTCGCAGCAAAGGAAAGACTGACACCGTCGGCATGTATCTGTTCGATACGCTCGAACTGAGTCCGGCCTTCCAGGTCAATGCCGGCGTGCGACTGGATCGGTACAAGACTGACTTCGACGGCGTCGCCGTCTCTACCGCGACCAGCAATCCCGGCTTGCCTGTCGGTAGCTTGGTACGCACCAAGCTCGGCAAGAGCGACACCTTGTTGAACTGGAAAATCGGGGCACTTTACAAACCGGCTTCCAACGGCAGCATCTATGCCGGCTACGCCACTTCACAGCAACCGCCGGGCGGCGCGGCGTTCGCCTTGAGCAGCAATACCAACAGCGCAGACAATCCCAATTTCTCACCGCAAAAAACCAGCACGACGGAAGTCGGTACCAAGTGGGAAGTCATCGACAAAAAGCTGCTGTTGTCGGCTGCACTGTTTCGCACTGAGGTCAGCAACGAAATCAAGCAAGACGCGACTACCAGCAATCTCTACACGCAAACCGGCAAGAAGCGCGTGGATGGTATTGAACTGGCGGCCTCGGGAGAACTTGCGCGAGGATGGTCCGTTATCGCCAGTGCCGCACTGATGAATGCCAAGGTGACAGATGGCACCGTCAACGCCGCTGCGGCCACCAATCAGAACAACGCCGCGATGAGCTTTTCACCCAAAAAGACAATGACGCTGTGGAGTACTTATCAGTTGCCGTCAGGTTTTACTTTTGGCGGAGGCGTGCGCTATATCGATACGCTGGCGCGCACGGCAAGTACGACGATCAGCGGCGCGACCAATACACCGTATGCGCAGAGCTATTGGGTTGCCGACGCCATGGCGGCGTATCAGCTCAGCAAGAACGTCAACATTCAGCTCAATGTATATAACCTGAGCAACACACGTTACGTTGCTTCTCTCAACAACAGCGGCACGCGCTATATCCCGGGCGCGGAGCGTTCGGCCAAGCTGAGCTTGAATCTGGCGTATTGA
- a CDS encoding ABC transporter substrate-binding protein, with amino-acid sequence MKKTVFKLLAATAITLTFTVNAFAQTRGGTLTAIIQPEPVILTSALNTAAPTGFFSANVFDGLVEYDNDFKLRPALAESWDVSKDSKTLTFHLRRGVKWHDGKPFTSADVKWTLENVWKKIHPRNQIIYGTVTSVDTPDDYTVIIRFSEPSLAVLSSLNSNGAQVLPKHLYEGTDILNNPYNNKPVGTGPFVFKEWSRGNYITLERNPNYWDKSKGVSKPYLDKIIFKVVPDAGARAAALEKGEAQYAPFSPVPLKDAERLAKLPGLKLETRGYDWISPWLFLDVNVDRPYFKDVRVRQALAYAIDLNAFNKVVWYGFGKPAVSPVVSTLKQFHTDDVPKYGYDPKKAEALLDEAGLKRGADGTRLRINLDYLPYGDDYKRSGEYIKQALKRIGIDVNVRAQDTPTYTKRVYGDRDYDLSVVWFAGFADPLVGVTRAYWSDSVGKNIPWSNGSGYRSAEADKLIEQAQSSASQTERVALFKKLQQRVQTDLPSIPLLELHFFTVQSANLKDTVTGVDQIYSSLKNAWFDNTAKVAKAAP; translated from the coding sequence ATGAAAAAGACCGTATTCAAACTGCTGGCGGCCACCGCCATCACGTTAACCTTCACCGTGAATGCCTTTGCGCAGACCCGCGGCGGCACCCTGACCGCGATCATCCAGCCCGAGCCGGTGATCCTGACCTCGGCGCTGAACACTGCGGCGCCAACCGGCTTCTTCAGCGCCAACGTCTTCGACGGTCTGGTGGAATACGACAACGATTTCAAACTGCGTCCGGCGCTGGCGGAAAGCTGGGACGTCTCCAAAGACAGCAAGACGCTGACCTTCCATCTACGCCGTGGCGTCAAGTGGCATGACGGCAAGCCGTTCACGTCGGCCGACGTCAAATGGACGCTGGAAAACGTCTGGAAGAAGATCCATCCGCGCAATCAGATCATCTACGGCACCGTCACCAGCGTCGATACGCCGGACGACTACACCGTCATCATCCGTTTCAGCGAACCATCGCTGGCTGTCCTGAGCTCGCTCAACAGCAACGGCGCGCAAGTGCTGCCCAAGCATTTGTACGAAGGCACCGACATCCTCAACAATCCCTACAACAACAAGCCGGTCGGCACCGGTCCGTTCGTGTTCAAGGAATGGAGCCGCGGCAACTACATCACGCTGGAGCGCAACCCGAACTACTGGGACAAAAGCAAAGGCGTGAGCAAGCCTTACCTCGATAAGATCATCTTCAAGGTCGTACCTGACGCCGGTGCGCGTGCTGCTGCCTTGGAAAAAGGCGAAGCACAATATGCGCCGTTCTCGCCCGTGCCGCTGAAGGATGCCGAACGCCTCGCCAAGTTGCCCGGCCTCAAGCTGGAAACCCGCGGCTACGACTGGATCTCGCCGTGGCTGTTCCTCGACGTCAACGTCGACCGGCCTTATTTCAAGGATGTGCGCGTGCGCCAGGCGCTGGCGTATGCGATCGACCTGAACGCCTTCAACAAGGTGGTCTGGTACGGCTTCGGCAAACCGGCGGTCAGTCCGGTGGTGTCGACGCTCAAGCAATTCCACACTGACGACGTGCCGAAGTACGGTTACGACCCGAAGAAGGCGGAAGCCCTGCTGGATGAAGCCGGTCTCAAGCGCGGCGCCGACGGTACCCGCTTGCGTATCAACCTCGACTACCTGCCTTACGGCGACGACTACAAGCGCAGCGGTGAATACATCAAGCAAGCGTTGAAACGCATCGGCATCGACGTCAACGTGCGCGCACAAGATACGCCGACTTATACCAAGCGCGTCTATGGCGACCGTGACTACGACCTGTCGGTGGTGTGGTTCGCCGGTTTTGCCGATCCGCTGGTGGGCGTGACACGCGCTTACTGGAGCGATTCGGTCGGCAAGAACATCCCGTGGAGCAATGGTTCGGGCTACCGCAGCGCCGAAGCCGACAAGCTGATCGAGCAGGCTCAGTCATCGGCCAGCCAGACCGAACGCGTCGCGCTGTTCAAGAAACTTCAGCAACGCGTCCAAACCGACCTGCCATCGATTCCACTGCTTGAGCTGCACTTCTTCACCGTGCAGTCTGCCAATCTGAAAGACACCGTCACCGGCGTCGACCAGATCTACAGCTCGCTCAAAAATGCGTGGTTCGACAACACGGCCAAAGTCGCCAAAGCGGCTCCCTGA
- a CDS encoding Fe2+-dependent dioxygenase: MLLHIPRVLTTEQVASLRSRLDNADWEDGRATVGSQGARVKRNQQLPEHCAIGREMGREIMAALADNTTFFAAVLPARTMPPLFNRYGGGERYGVHIDGAVRKTPDAGFQLRTDVSSTLFLSDPDEYAGGELVVHDTYGAHEVKLPAGDLILYPSTSRHEVMPVTEGCRISAFFWTQSMIRDDHRRSMLFELDQAIHALRQRHGDSNETVILAGHYHNLLRLWAET; the protein is encoded by the coding sequence ATGTTGTTGCATATTCCCCGCGTCCTCACGACAGAGCAGGTGGCGTCGCTGCGTAGCCGACTCGACAACGCCGACTGGGAGGACGGCCGGGCCACCGTCGGCTCGCAAGGGGCGCGTGTCAAACGCAACCAGCAGTTGCCGGAGCATTGCGCCATTGGGCGAGAGATGGGGCGCGAGATCATGGCCGCTCTGGCAGACAATACCACTTTCTTTGCAGCCGTTCTACCCGCGCGCACCATGCCGCCATTGTTCAATCGTTATGGGGGCGGCGAGCGCTACGGCGTACATATTGACGGTGCCGTACGGAAGACGCCGGATGCCGGCTTCCAGTTGCGTACCGATGTTTCATCCACGCTCTTTTTGAGTGATCCTGATGAATACGCCGGCGGCGAGCTGGTGGTGCACGATACCTATGGCGCGCACGAGGTCAAGCTGCCGGCCGGCGACCTGATTCTCTACCCGTCCACCAGCCGTCATGAAGTCATGCCGGTGACCGAAGGATGCCGCATCAGCGCGTTCTTCTGGACGCAAAGCATGATCCGCGACGACCATCGGCGCAGCATGCTGTTCGAACTGGACCAGGCTATTCATGCGTTGCGTCAGCGCCATGGCGACAGCAATGAAACGGTCATCCTGGCAGGGCACTATCACAACCTCTTGCGTCTCTGGGCCGAGACCTGA
- a CDS encoding ABC transporter permease, producing MKINNVVIRRLLQLVSVALGVAIINFFLLRLAPGDAAQVLAGEAGAATPEYMAALRAQFGLDQPLLVQFGKYLLNLAHFNLGYSFRHGMPVAQLIGERVPATLLLMGASILFAVLAGATLGAIAAYRAGKIADVVISTLALVFFATPLFWIGLMLVVVFSVWLDWLPVGGMFTIEAGYTGWAHIVDVARHLVLPAVTLGLFYMAVYTRLMRATMVEVRRQDFVRTAVAKGARPPRVLFAHVLRNALLPLVTMLGVQVSSIIGGAVLVETVFSWPGLGRLAFEALFQRDFNLLLGILLCSSIVVIVVNWVVDFVYTRLDPRIRFS from the coding sequence ATGAAGATTAACAACGTCGTCATCCGTCGCCTGCTGCAACTCGTCAGCGTGGCGCTGGGCGTGGCCATCATCAACTTTTTCCTGCTGCGTCTGGCGCCGGGCGATGCTGCCCAGGTGCTGGCCGGCGAAGCCGGTGCGGCAACGCCGGAATACATGGCGGCGTTGCGCGCTCAGTTCGGTCTGGATCAGCCGCTGCTGGTGCAGTTCGGCAAATACCTGCTGAACCTGGCGCATTTCAATCTCGGCTACTCCTTCCGTCACGGCATGCCGGTGGCGCAGCTGATCGGCGAGCGCGTACCGGCGACGTTGCTGCTGATGGGCGCGAGCATCCTGTTTGCCGTCCTGGCAGGTGCAACACTCGGTGCGATTGCGGCTTACCGAGCCGGCAAGATTGCCGACGTCGTGATCTCGACGCTGGCGCTGGTGTTCTTCGCCACGCCGCTGTTCTGGATCGGTCTGATGCTGGTGGTGGTGTTCTCGGTCTGGCTCGACTGGCTGCCGGTGGGTGGCATGTTCACGATTGAAGCCGGCTATACCGGCTGGGCGCACATCGTCGATGTGGCGCGCCATCTGGTGTTGCCGGCGGTGACGCTGGGCTTGTTCTACATGGCGGTGTACACGCGGCTGATGCGCGCGACCATGGTCGAGGTGCGCCGCCAGGACTTCGTTCGTACCGCTGTCGCCAAAGGTGCGCGGCCGCCGCGCGTGCTGTTCGCACATGTACTGCGCAATGCCTTGCTGCCGCTAGTCACCATGTTGGGTGTGCAGGTCAGTTCCATCATCGGCGGCGCGGTGCTGGTAGAGACCGTCTTCTCCTGGCCGGGACTGGGACGACTGGCGTTTGAGGCGTTGTTCCAGCGTGATTTCAATCTGTTGCTCGGCATCTTGCTGTGCAGTTCCATCGTTGTGATCGTGGTGAACTGGGTGGTGGACTTTGTCTATACCCGTCTCGATCCGCGTATTCGTTTTTCCTGA